Proteins encoded together in one Camelina sativa cultivar DH55 chromosome 9, Cs, whole genome shotgun sequence window:
- the LOC104714040 gene encoding uncharacterized protein LOC104714040: protein MMFESPSKKRWNVLSSASSYRETIVLGRYSKSCREQKQQQRRERLVPKWKVLLMKLKLLPSRSSSTKVVAYEPYDYALNFDQGPGWHDHDEPENLSRSFSCRFADPTRIRATRLLLY from the coding sequence aTGATGTTTGAATCTCCAAGCAAGAAGAGATGGAACGTATtatcatcagcttcttcttaCAGAGAGACAATTGTACTTGGAAGATACAGCAAGAGTTGCAGAGAACAGAAGCAACAACAACGAAGAGAAAGACTCGTGCCCAAGTGGAAGGTTTTGTTGATGAAGCTCAAGCTGTTGCCGTCTCGTTCTTCTTCCACGAAGGTCGTGGCTTATGAGCCTTACGATTATGCTTTGAATTTTGATCAAGGGCCAGGATGGCACGACCACGACGAACCTGAGAATCTTTCTAGGTCTTTCTCTTGTCGCTTCGCTGATCCCACTCGGATCCGAGCAACACGCTTGCTCTTGTATTAA
- the LOC104714041 gene encoding uncharacterized protein LOC104714041 produces the protein MAELKSKWLGLRSVLLVFLNFALAFAFVSAERSLIKGKAQRFGSNESSSFFLRAVNFLWESDQTGYHHVWPEFEFNWQIVLGTLVGFFGAAFGSVGGVGGGGIFVPMLSLIIGFDPKSATAISKCMIMGASVSTVYYNLRLRHPTLDMPIIDYDLALLIQPMLMLGISIGVAFNVLFPDWLVTVLLIILFLGTSTKAFLKGSETWNKETIQKKEAAKRLESNGVSGTEVEYVPLPAAPSTNPGNKKKEEVSILENVYWKELGLLVFVWVVFLALQISKQNLATCSVAYWVINLLQIPVAVGVSGYEAVALYQGRRIIASKGQGDSNFTVGQLVLYCTFGILAGIVGGLLGLGGGFIMGPLFLELGVPPQVSSATATFAMTFSSSMSVVEYYLLKRFPVPYALYLVGVATIAALVGQHVVRRLISALGRASLIIFILASTIFISAISLGGVGIVNMIGKIQRHEYMGFENLCKYGG, from the exons ATGGCGGAATTGAAATCGAAGTGGTTGGGTTTGAGATCGGTACTCTTGGTTTTTCTCAATTTCGCTTTAGCTTTCGCCTTCGTCTCCGCCGAAAGAAGCCTTATCAAAGGAAAAGCTCAGAGGTTTGGTTCAAATGAATCAAGTAGTTTCTTTCTCAGAGCCGTTAATTTTCTCTGGGAATCTGATCAAACTGGTTACCATCATGTTTGGCCT GAATTTGAGTTTAATTGGCAAATCGTTTTGGGAACACTTGTTGGATTCTTTGGTGCTGCGTTTGGTAGTGTAGgtggtgttggtggtggtggtatcTTCGTTCCTATGCTTAGTTTGATTATTGGCTTTGATCCTAAATCTGCTACTGCTATTTCTAAAT GTATGATTATGGGTGCTTCTGTGTCAACTGTGTATTACAATCTTAGACTGAGGCATCCTACACTTGATATGCCAATCATTGATTATGATCTCGCCTTGCTCATCCAGCCTATGCTTATGCTTGGGATTAGTATTGGAGTTGCGTTTAATGTGCTTTTCCCAGATTGGTTGGTTACTGTTCTACTCATTATCCTCTTTCTAG GCACGTCAACAAAGGCATTTTTGAAGGGTTCTGAGACTTGGAACAAGGAAACTATACAGAAAAAG GAAGCTGCTAAGCGTTTAGAGTCAAATG GTGTATCTGGCACTGAAGTGGAATACGTGCCTCTTCCTGCAGCCCCAAGCACGAACCctggaaacaaaaagaaagaagag GTTAGTATTCTTGAAAATGTATACTGGAAGGAACTGGGACTTCTCGTGTTTGTCTGGGTTGTATTCTTGGCACTGCAGATATCCAAg CAAAATCTGGCTACTTGTTCAGTAGCGTATTGGGTCATAAATTTGTTACAG ATTCCGGTTGCAGTTGGTGTATCAGGCTATGAGGCAGTAGCTTTGTACCAGGGTAGAAGAATCATTGCATCTAAGGGACAAGGAGACTCAAATTTCACCGTTGGCCAGCTAGTTCTTTACTGTACATTTGGCATATTGGCAGGCATAGTTGGTGGTTTACTTGGTTTAGGTGGAGGTTTCATTATGGGTCCATTGTTCTTGGAGCTTGGTGTACCACCACAG GTTTCAAGTGCCACAGCCACTTTTGCAATGACTTTCTCATCATCCATGTCTGTTGTAGAATACTATCTTCTCAAACGATTCCCTGTTCCATATG CTCTGTACCTTGTGGGAGTGGCAACAATTGCAGCTTTAGTTGGACAGCATGTAGTGAGAAGGCTAATTTCAGCCCTCGGTCGGGCatctctcatcatcttcatccttgcATCCACGATTTTTATCAGTGCGATATCGCTTGGTGGAGTGGGAATAGTGAACATGATTGGCAAAATCCAACGGCACGAGTACATGGGTTTCGAGAACCTTTGCAAGTACGGTGGTTGA
- the LOC104714042 gene encoding uncharacterized protein LOC104714042 isoform X1, translated as MDEERIRERERLQIEQIRELDFEELQVEEVDYLHDSDSDDDNDVDLSAFPFSSHAQASGNLGDDELIFNPALSSLHTYLGEVEDTPNRIAFADGGTVLKIPLFYLEGVVLFPEATLPLRIIQASFLAAVEKALNQTNAPSTIGVIRVYREGAQLKYASVGTTAEIRQFRRLGDGSFNVITRGQQRFRLMRRWTDIEGFPCGEVQIVEEDVPLRTPRDAFGKLVPLSKLQGRSSLSAMSLSTPLKDMDAQSVAYSEESFESALSPSEKRLHYSVVDSIFYNSASSDDDLVVSTSEMQSSGSNPYSSRSMGCLASDHDEEKEDGQSSISKTPVSQEICQNFRGNTDLSRFRMAPRAFWPFWLYRMYDSYYLAQRAADLWKQIVGVPNMEAFVNKPDILSFSIASKIPVSESIRQELLELNGVSYRLQREIELLESFDRVRCKHCQTVIARRKDMLVISNEGPLGAYVNPHGYVHEIMTFYKANDIALTGRPIKKDSWFPGYAWTIANCATCETQLGWLFTATNKKLKPSSFWAVRGSQVADDMC; from the exons ATGGACGAAGAGAggattcgagagagagagaggctgcAGATCGAGCAGATTCGTGAGCTTGATTTCGAGGAATTACAGGTCGAAGAAGTCGATTACCTCCACGATTCCGATTccgatgatgataatgatgttGATCTCTCTGCATTTCCCTTTTCTTCCCACGCCCAAGCTTC TGGTAACCTTGGTGATGATGAACTTATTTTCAACCCAGCTTTGTCTTCTTTACATACCTATCTTGGCG AGGTTGAGGACACTCCAAACAGAATTGCTTTTGCGGATGGAGGCACAGTATTGAAGATCCCGCTTTTCTATCTTGaag GAGTGGTTCTGTTTCCAGAGGCAACACTACCCCTTAGAATTATTCAGGCTAGTTTCTTGGCTGCTGTTGAGAAAGCTTTGAACCAAACTAATGCTCCATCTACGATAGGTGTG ATCCGTGTTTACAGAGAAGGTGCTCAGCTCAAGTATGCCAGTGTGGGGACAACAGCAGAG ATACGACAGTTCCGTCGACTTGGTGATGGTTCATTCAATGTTATTACTCGTGGGCAACAGCGGTTCCGTTTAATGCGTCGTTGGACTGACATTGAAGGATTT CCTTGCGGAGAGGTACAAATTGTTGAGGAAGATGTACCCCTGAGGACTCCCAGGGATGCGTTTGGAAAACTGGTACCGTTAAGCAAGTTGCAAGGTCGCTCATCCTTGAGTGCAATGTCGTTATCTACACCTCTTAAAGATATGGACGCTCAGTCAGTAGCATATTCTGAAGAAAGTTTCGAAAGTGCTCTTTCTCCTTCAGAAAAAAGACTTCATTATTCAGTAGTTGACTCAATATTTTATAACTCGGCAAGTAGTGATGATGATCTAGTAGTCAGCACATCAGAGATGCAATCTAGTGGGTCTAACCCATACAGCTCTAGATCCATGGGATGTTTAGCTTCTGACCATgatgaagaaaaggaagatgGGCAATCGTCAATTAGTAAGACTCCTGTTTCACAAGAGATATGTCAGAATTTCCGGGGAAATACTGATCTAAGCCGATTCCGCATGGCCCCAAGAGCATTTTGGCCTTTCTGGCTGTATAGGATGTACGACTCATATTATCTTGCTCAAAGAGCAGCAG ATCTGTGGAAGCAGATAGTTGGGGTTCCAAACATGGAGGCTTTTGTAAATAAACCAGATATTCTATCATTTTCCATTGCTAGTAAAATCCCTGTGTCTGAGTCAATTAGACAAGAGCTCTTGGAGCTCAATGGAGTCTCCTACAGATTGCAGCGAGAAATTGAATTGCTTGAAAGTTTTGATCGTGTTCGATGTAAACACTGTCAG ACTGTCATAGCAAGAAGAAAAGACATGTTGGTTATTTCTAATGAAGGTCCTCTTGGTGCATACGTAAACCCACATGGCTATGTGCACGAGATAATGACCTTTTACAAAGCAAATGACATAGCGCTCACGGGTAGACCTATTAAAAAGGACAGCTGGTTTCCCGG
- the LOC104714042 gene encoding uncharacterized protein LOC104714042 isoform X2, which yields MDEERIRERERLQIEQIRELDFEELQVEEVDYLHDSDSDDDNDVDLSAFPFSSHAQASGNLGDDELIFNPALSSLHTYLGEVEDTPNRIAFADGGTVLKIPLFYLEGVVLFPEATLPLRIIQASFLAAVEKALNQTNAPSTIGVIRVYREGAQLKYASVGTTAEPCGEVQIVEEDVPLRTPRDAFGKLVPLSKLQGRSSLSAMSLSTPLKDMDAQSVAYSEESFESALSPSEKRLHYSVVDSIFYNSASSDDDLVVSTSEMQSSGSNPYSSRSMGCLASDHDEEKEDGQSSISKTPVSQEICQNFRGNTDLSRFRMAPRAFWPFWLYRMYDSYYLAQRAADLWKQIVGVPNMEAFVNKPDILSFSIASKIPVSESIRQELLELNGVSYRLQREIELLESFDRVRCKHCQTVIARRKDMLVISNEGPLGAYVNPHGYVHEIMTFYKANDIALTGRPIKKDSWFPGYAWTIANCATCETQLGWLFTATNKKLKPSSFWAVRGSQVADDMC from the exons ATGGACGAAGAGAggattcgagagagagagaggctgcAGATCGAGCAGATTCGTGAGCTTGATTTCGAGGAATTACAGGTCGAAGAAGTCGATTACCTCCACGATTCCGATTccgatgatgataatgatgttGATCTCTCTGCATTTCCCTTTTCTTCCCACGCCCAAGCTTC TGGTAACCTTGGTGATGATGAACTTATTTTCAACCCAGCTTTGTCTTCTTTACATACCTATCTTGGCG AGGTTGAGGACACTCCAAACAGAATTGCTTTTGCGGATGGAGGCACAGTATTGAAGATCCCGCTTTTCTATCTTGaag GAGTGGTTCTGTTTCCAGAGGCAACACTACCCCTTAGAATTATTCAGGCTAGTTTCTTGGCTGCTGTTGAGAAAGCTTTGAACCAAACTAATGCTCCATCTACGATAGGTGTG ATCCGTGTTTACAGAGAAGGTGCTCAGCTCAAGTATGCCAGTGTGGGGACAACAGCAGAG CCTTGCGGAGAGGTACAAATTGTTGAGGAAGATGTACCCCTGAGGACTCCCAGGGATGCGTTTGGAAAACTGGTACCGTTAAGCAAGTTGCAAGGTCGCTCATCCTTGAGTGCAATGTCGTTATCTACACCTCTTAAAGATATGGACGCTCAGTCAGTAGCATATTCTGAAGAAAGTTTCGAAAGTGCTCTTTCTCCTTCAGAAAAAAGACTTCATTATTCAGTAGTTGACTCAATATTTTATAACTCGGCAAGTAGTGATGATGATCTAGTAGTCAGCACATCAGAGATGCAATCTAGTGGGTCTAACCCATACAGCTCTAGATCCATGGGATGTTTAGCTTCTGACCATgatgaagaaaaggaagatgGGCAATCGTCAATTAGTAAGACTCCTGTTTCACAAGAGATATGTCAGAATTTCCGGGGAAATACTGATCTAAGCCGATTCCGCATGGCCCCAAGAGCATTTTGGCCTTTCTGGCTGTATAGGATGTACGACTCATATTATCTTGCTCAAAGAGCAGCAG ATCTGTGGAAGCAGATAGTTGGGGTTCCAAACATGGAGGCTTTTGTAAATAAACCAGATATTCTATCATTTTCCATTGCTAGTAAAATCCCTGTGTCTGAGTCAATTAGACAAGAGCTCTTGGAGCTCAATGGAGTCTCCTACAGATTGCAGCGAGAAATTGAATTGCTTGAAAGTTTTGATCGTGTTCGATGTAAACACTGTCAG ACTGTCATAGCAAGAAGAAAAGACATGTTGGTTATTTCTAATGAAGGTCCTCTTGGTGCATACGTAAACCCACATGGCTATGTGCACGAGATAATGACCTTTTACAAAGCAAATGACATAGCGCTCACGGGTAGACCTATTAAAAAGGACAGCTGGTTTCCCGG